The following coding sequences are from one Dermacentor andersoni chromosome 5, qqDerAnde1_hic_scaffold, whole genome shotgun sequence window:
- the LOC140218528 gene encoding uncharacterized protein: protein MRRGLQAALDSVAGFLRAIGLQLSSTKSEAIMVHPRAAARRHTGRVLIDGVSLSWEPTVTYLGLTIDHRLTWVASVKRLRAASLRVERAVSRLLARWQGCPPSFAVSVYGAMVRSRVFYALPLCDVRDSLWRAVDRDHRRVLRVCHGLPRMLRLAETLGETGAWPPSLTADLRALDHIERHSRAPGTGPILSLLRDLPSSRGGKMMQLFENIVADPPAPPPAWPPPSLSMPLDVCLELPGIRSKHRTPLCPILQEAAARIQGDLAGRAHLYTDGSVLEDGSAAAACIAPSLGIENQCRLPCRASSTTAELVGIHLAADVLEQSPHISRAAILTDSRPALQQLLLEERAPLLAHRVACRLHALQQRGFDLRLQWVPSHVGVTGNEAVDKLARRAHDPNTQVTKRVSAFDTALVKIRRELALRHPDGRVARGRPPPHLPEAGFTRRERAFLLALRTGSVWPAERRHRLQGALSPLCRDCGATETLEHLLCECPTLSNACVALAKVYPAHSLPCATVDNLLHPTGCI, encoded by the coding sequence ATGCGACGCGGACTGCAGGCGGCCCTGGATTCAGTCGCCGGTTTCCTCCGTGCCATCGGCCTGCAGCTCTCATCGACCAAGAGTGAGGCGATAATGGTGCACCCTCGCGCTGCCGCACGCCGCCACACCGGCCGCGTGCTCATCGACGGTGTTTCACTGAGCTGGGAGCCGACGGTGACCTATCTCGGTCTGACCATCGACCATCGCCTCACATGGGTCGCGTCTGTGAAACGCCTGCGCGCCGCCTCTCTCCGTGTTGAGCGTGCGGTTAGCCGCCTCCTCGCGCGCTGGCAAGGCTGCCCTCCATCGTTCGCCGTCAGTGTTTATGGAGCGATGGTGCGCTCGCGGGTGTTCTACGCGCTGCCGCTCTGCGATGTGCGTGACTCCCTGTGGCGCGCCGTTGACCGCGACCATCGCAGGGTGCTTCGCGTGTGCCACGGCCTCCCCCGTATGTTACGACTGGCGGAGACGCTCGGCGAAACTGGTGCCTGGCCCCCTTCACTGACGGCTGATCTCCGCGCGCTTGACCATATTGAGCGCCACTCTCGAGCCCCCGGCACGGGCCCCATCCTGTCGCTCCTCCGGGACCTCCCTTCATCACGCGGGGGCAAGATGATGCAGCTGTTCGAGAACATCGTGGCTGATCCGCCGGCTCCACCACCAGCCTGGCCGCCTCCGAGTCTCTCCATGCCCCTGGACGTGTGTCTCGAACTGCCAGGCATCCGCTCCAAGCACCGCACGCCTCTCTGCCCCATCCTGCAGGAGGCTGCAGCGAGGATACAAGGCGACCTGGCGGGGAGAGCGCACCTTTACACGGACGGCTCGGTCCTCGAAGACGGCTCCGCAGCTGCTGCCTGCATCGCCCCGAGTCTCGGCATTGAGAACCAGTGCCGCCTGCCTTGCCGAGCATCCTCCACCACCGCTGAGCTCGTAGGCATTCATCTGGCCGCGGACGTGCTCGAGCAATCGCCGCACATCTCTCGTGCGGCGATACTCACCGACTCGAGGCCCGCCCTACAGCAGCTGCTCCTTGAGGAACGCGCCCCGCTGCTCGCCCACCGTGTCGCGTGCAGGCTCCACGCTTTGCAGCAACGGGGATTCGATCTTCGCCTGCAGTGGGTGCCTTCGCACGTCGGCGTCACCGGGAATGAGGCCGTCGACAAACTTGCACGACGCGCACACGACCCGAACACGCAAGTCACGAAACGGGTGAGCGCGTTCGACACCGCGCTGGTAAAAATCCGCCGCGAGCTCGCGCTGCGCCACCCAGATGGCCGTGTTGCGCGCGGACGCCCGCCACCCCATCTCCCGGAGGCCGGCTTCACTAGGCGCGAGCGCGCCTTCCTCCTTGCCTTGCGGACCGGTTCCGTATGGCCCGCCGAGAGGAGGCATCGTCTGCAAGGAGCCCTCTCCCCTTTATGCCGGGACTGCGGCGCGACCGAAACGTTGGAACACTTGTTGTGCGAGTGCCCGACTTTATCGAACGCGTGCGTGGCCCTCGCAAAAGTCTACCCTGCACACAGCCTTCCCTGTGCAACGGTAGACAATCTGCTGCACCCCACGGGCTGCATTTAA